One Pseudomonas sp. B21_DOA genomic window, ACGCCTGACCGTCGCCGACCTGCCGGTGACCGTCGAACTGGGCGACGCCGACGCGATGATGCCGCAGTTGAAACTGTCCAACTTCCCTGAAGTCCAACTGGTTGCGCGCATCTCACGGGCCGGTCAACCGACTGCCGGTGAGTGGATCGGTCGCAGCGGCCCATTGGCCAGCAGCACCACCGCGCCACAAAAACTGACCATCGACAGCCCGGATAAATAACCGGACCCAACAGGAAAGCACCGCCATGCACACCATCGCCCGAATTACAGTCCTCACACTGGCCCTGGGCTTGAGTGCATGTGCGGTACAACGCCCGGAACCGACCACCAGCCTGCCGCCGATCCCGCCGTCTCAGCCAAGCCCGACCCCATCGACCTCGCCAAGCCCCGGCAAGAGCATCCCGGCAAAACCCGCCAAGCCCGTGCCACGCACCTCGGCCAGCTTCGCCCCGCCACCGGGCGGCAACAGCCACTGGGACCAGAAACTCGGCGTCTACGTCCTCGACGACCAGACCAACACCTTTTACCGCCAGCGCACCTACTACCGCTGGAACAACGGCTGGAGCCGCTCGGTCAGCCCCAACGGCCCGTGGGAAGACACCAACATCCACGGCGTCCCGCCGGGGTTGGGGAAAAAGTTCGGGCAGTGATGAGAAACGGCGATCTTGGGATCGCCGTTTTTTTTGCGTCTGATTTTCAGAGAATCGCACGATAGTTACCTAACGCCTTTACCGACTCGACCAATCCTTGCCGTTGGAGAAAGCCAAGATATTTGTCCACCTCCACATTGGGCGTTTTCAATTGCCGTCGCTGGCTTTGAGCCGCAGCGACGACGGCAGCCGAATCAAGATGGAAAAGGTTTTCCACAAACTCATCCGGGTGCTGAGCTTCAATGCCGTATGGCGCGAGGTGACGGGTGGGGAAATCTTTCAGGTTGAACGTCACTATTACATCGGCACCGCATCGGATTGCGGCCGCCAGAACATGGCGGTCGTTCTCATCAGGCAGTGTCAGGCCTGACACCAAGTCTTCATAGCCATCAATACACGCGTCTGGAATAGCCAGGTCCATCAATTGCGATGTGCGATCGAGTTGTTCGAGGGTCAGGTCGGACCTGTTCTTCAATAAGTTACGCTTCCATTCGTGGTGTATTTCCTGAGTCCAGCGAGCCCGATACAGCCCTGACAACGCGAGCCACATCAGGAAATCTCTTAAAGGGGCCGGATATAAAACGCATGCATCGTATACAGCAGTGAAAGAGGAATGCCTCACTCGTACCCTGTCCTTAGCGCCTGTGCCTGCTCCGCGAGAAGCATCATTGCCTGCTCGCTGGCGGTGTCTCGCCGGGTTTTATATTCCATCAGATCTGCAAAGCGCACACGTCGGTGCTTGCCTGTTTTGTGGTAGGAAATCTCACCGCTCTCCAGCAGTTTGATCATGTGCGGACGTGAGACGTTGAGCAGATCGGCAGCTTCCTGCGTGGTCAGCTCCGCGTGGATGGGTACCACCTTCACAGCGTTGCCCTGCGCCAGCGCCGCGAGGATATCGCTCAGCAAGCGTAATGCCGATGTTGGCAGCTCCACGCTGTGGGCTTCGTTCTGTTCATCAAAAATCTGGATTCGCTGAGTTTCAAAAGCGGTTGTGAGGAAGGCGCTCAGGGCACGCTGGCCTTCAATCGCGGCTTTGACCTCACGTTCGACAGGCAGATTGATGGCAGATGGAGTAGCGGTGGTCATAAGACTGTTCCGGCATTGTAAGGAAGATCTGCGGACGTTATTCGAATCAAACGAAATTCGCAATAAACGAAACTGGTGCAGGAATACTCTGTAAAACAACCACCCATCACTCCGCCCCACTCTGCGCTTGAGTAAAGATAACTCTAGAGTTACTTTTAATGGGCCAAGCCAAGGAGGCGGTTGGTGCAGAGCAGGCTATTGATGAAGGAGCTGGAGGAGGCGGGCTGGACGCTGGATCGGGTTGCGGGCAGTCATCACATCTTCACTCATCGTTACAACCCGAACACGATTGCCGTCCCGCATCCGAAAAAGGATTTACCGCTGGGGACAGTCAAAAGCATTCGGCGGCGCGCGGGGTTATTCAGCCCGCCAACCCGTCATGAAGGAGATCCGTAATGCAATATCCCATCTGCATCGAGTGGGGTGACGAGAACACTGCCATCGGCATTCAGATCCCCGATATTCCCGGCGCAGTCACTGCCGGGGACAGCTTTGAGGAGGCCTACAACGCGGCCGTGGAAGTGGCTCACCTTATGCTGCAGGAAATCGCGGCGGCCGGTCAGGCGATTCCGATGCCGACCTCGGCAGCGGCGCATCGCAATCATCCGGATTTTGCCGAGATGGGCTGGGGCATGCTGGAGCTGGATATCTCGCCGTACCTGGGCAAGACCGAAAAGGTCAACGTTACGCTGCCCGGCTATGTCATTCAGCGTATTGATCGCTATGTACGCGAGCACAACGTCAAAAGCCGCTCCTCGTTTCTGGCGGATGCGGCGATGGAGAAACTGGTTCGGTATTGAAGGTACGTCCAATTGCGGGAGCGAGCCTGCTCGCGAAGCTTTTGACGCCCTTAAGCCGTGGCCAATGAAGCGCGTCGTGAAACACTCAAAAACCGCACCAACGCCAACAACGGAAAGATGCTGCCGACAATCACGATCCACAACCAGCCGCCATGCTCGTAAACCGCGCTGGCCACGGAGGAGCCGAAGGCGCCGCCGATGAAGATGCTGGTCATGTACAGCGCGTTCAAACGACCACGACTTTTCGCGTCCAGCGAGTACACCGCGCGTTGGCCCAGGACCATGTTCATCTGTACGCAGAAGTCCAGCACCACGCCGGTCACGGCCAGGCCGATAACGCTGTAGGCCGGGTGGATGAAGGCGGGCAGGAAGCTCAGGCTGGCAAACAGCATGGCCAGCAGCGAGGCGATGCGTGTGTGACCGGCATCGGCGAGGCGGCCGCTGATTGGCGCGGCGATGGCACCGATGGCGCCGACCAGGGCGAAGATCGCGATTTCGCTTTGCGACAGGCCATGGTTACGTGCCAGTTCCAGTGGCACGGCGGTCCAGAACAGGCTGAACGTGGCGAACATGCAGCCCTGATAAAACGCTCGCTGACGCAGCACCGCTTGCCGGCGCAACAGCGTCCACAGCGAGCCGATCAGTTGGCCGTATGTAGCGCTGTGATCCGGCTGGCGCTTGGGCACGGTCAGCGCCAGCACTACGCTGATCGCTGCCATCAACGCTGCGGCGATCATGAACATGGCGCGCCAGCCGAGGTGGTCGGCGACCACACTCGACACCGGTCGCGCCAACAGAATACCCAGCAGCAAACCGCCCATGATCCCACCCACCACGCGACCACGGGACTCTTCCGGCGCCAGATGCGCGGCCAGCGGAATCAGGATCTGCACCGACACCGAGCTGAAGCCGACCAGCAACGAGATCAGCAAAAACACGTTGGGTTGCTCGGTAAACGCTGCGCCCAGGAGACTGGCAATCGCGACCAGCGTGGTGATGATCATCAGCCGCCGGTTTTCCAGCAGATCCCCCAGCGGCACCAGAAAGAACAGGCCCAACGCATAGCCGATCTGCGTCAGCGAAACGATGAAACTGGCCATGGTGTCGGAGAGGCCGATGTCCGGCGCGATGAGACCGATGATCGGTTGTGCGTAGTAGATGTTGGCAACGATGGCGCCGCAGCAGAACGCGAACAGCAAGACCATGCCTCGGGTCATTGCGTGAGGAGTGGTGGTCATAGGGAATCTCGGGTCGGGCACAGGAAAGGGCTGAGGCTAATGGACAACGTGGACTGGCAGAAGACGTTTTCGGATGATAACTGTTATTACGCCGTGTAATGACCAGTATTCCCACGCAACAAAAAGGCGACCCGGTGGGTCGCCTTTTGATTTTTCAGATCAAGCCTTACTGCCCGCTGTAAATCTGATCGAACACGCCACCATCATTGAAGTGGGTTTTCTGCACCGTGCGCCAGTCACCAAACGTCTTCTCCACCGAAAGGAAATCGACTCTCGGGAAACGGTCGGTGTACTTCGCCAGCACCGCCGGGTCACGCGGACGCAGGTAGTTGGCCGCCGCAATTTCCTGACCTTCCGGCGACCACAGGTACTTCAGATACTCATCAGCCGCAGCGCGCGAGCCCTTCTTGTCGACCACTTTGTCGACCACCGAAACCGGTGGCTCGGCTTCTGCGGAGACGCTTGGGTAGACAACTTCGAACTGATCGCGACCGAACTCGCGGGCGATCATTTCCGCTTCGTTTTCGAAGGTCACCAGTACGTCGCCGATCTGGTTGGTCATGAACGTGGTGGTGGCCGCGCGGCCACCGGTGTCGAGCACCGGCGCCTGCTTGAACAGCTTGCCGACGAAATCCTTGGCCTTGTTCTCGTCACCACCGTTTTTCAGTACATAGCCCCAGGCCGACAGGTAGGTGTAGCGGCCATTACCGGAAGTTTTCGGGTTCGGCACGATCACCTGTACGCCGTCCTTGAGCAGATCAGGCCAGTC contains:
- a CDS encoding PIN domain-containing protein — protein: MRHSSFTAVYDACVLYPAPLRDFLMWLALSGLYRARWTQEIHHEWKRNLLKNRSDLTLEQLDRTSQLMDLAIPDACIDGYEDLVSGLTLPDENDRHVLAAAIRCGADVIVTFNLKDFPTRHLAPYGIEAQHPDEFVENLFHLDSAAVVAAAQSQRRQLKTPNVEVDKYLGFLQRQGLVESVKALGNYRAIL
- a CDS encoding helix-turn-helix domain-containing protein, producing the protein MTTATPSAINLPVEREVKAAIEGQRALSAFLTTAFETQRIQIFDEQNEAHSVELPTSALRLLSDILAALAQGNAVKVVPIHAELTTQEAADLLNVSRPHMIKLLESGEISYHKTGKHRRVRFADLMEYKTRRDTASEQAMMLLAEQAQALRTGYE
- a CDS encoding type II toxin-antitoxin system HicA family toxin; protein product: MQSRLLMKELEEAGWTLDRVAGSHHIFTHRYNPNTIAVPHPKKDLPLGTVKSIRRRAGLFSPPTRHEGDP
- a CDS encoding type II toxin-antitoxin system HicB family antitoxin, with amino-acid sequence MQYPICIEWGDENTAIGIQIPDIPGAVTAGDSFEEAYNAAVEVAHLMLQEIAAAGQAIPMPTSAAAHRNHPDFAEMGWGMLELDISPYLGKTEKVNVTLPGYVIQRIDRYVREHNVKSRSSFLADAAMEKLVRY
- a CDS encoding MFS transporter; its protein translation is MTTTPHAMTRGMVLLFAFCCGAIVANIYYAQPIIGLIAPDIGLSDTMASFIVSLTQIGYALGLFFLVPLGDLLENRRLMIITTLVAIASLLGAAFTEQPNVFLLISLLVGFSSVSVQILIPLAAHLAPEESRGRVVGGIMGGLLLGILLARPVSSVVADHLGWRAMFMIAAALMAAISVVLALTVPKRQPDHSATYGQLIGSLWTLLRRQAVLRQRAFYQGCMFATFSLFWTAVPLELARNHGLSQSEIAIFALVGAIGAIAAPISGRLADAGHTRIASLLAMLFASLSFLPAFIHPAYSVIGLAVTGVVLDFCVQMNMVLGQRAVYSLDAKSRGRLNALYMTSIFIGGAFGSSVASAVYEHGGWLWIVIVGSIFPLLALVRFLSVSRRASLATA
- a CDS encoding sulfate ABC transporter substrate-binding protein, which gives rise to MKKLFGASLLAAGLALANIAQAAPTLLNVSYDVMRDFYKDYNTAFQKHWQAEHNENITVQMSFGGSSKQARSVIDGLPADVITMNMATDINALADNGKLVPDNWVTRLPNNSAPFTSATVFIVRKGNPKALKDWPDLLKDGVQVIVPNPKTSGNGRYTYLSAWGYVLKNGGDENKAKDFVGKLFKQAPVLDTGGRAATTTFMTNQIGDVLVTFENEAEMIAREFGRDQFEVVYPSVSAEAEPPVSVVDKVVDKKGSRAAADEYLKYLWSPEGQEIAAANYLRPRDPAVLAKYTDRFPRVDFLSVEKTFGDWRTVQKTHFNDGGVFDQIYSGQ